A single region of the Vicia villosa cultivar HV-30 ecotype Madison, WI linkage group LG4, Vvil1.0, whole genome shotgun sequence genome encodes:
- the LOC131597163 gene encoding uncharacterized protein LOC131597163 — translation MGQNADIMHSVSQREFTTYVECLRQCYVAENTLKRVQDEREQNKPVRREQVRSGQHLKPRNSPAMKKQVYGDRSTQPPRCVRCKGNHFGNCKPDSGRCYRCDQPGHYARDCTAPNAPEKTRGRVYTLDARKAQGNTNLVAGTCYVNDQPLFVLVDCGETHSFISYPCVWRLGFETSLLPNPMIISSATDDVVEAREICKECSITFNGRRFVIDLICLPLKKIDVVLGMDWLSANSVYIGCKEKAIFIPAEETTSTDAIEHLLEGTINIVNYLFAQEKSFLLVLTSDSKDKKSVLEIPVVCEFSDVFPEDVTSLPPEREVELSIDLVPGTAPVSIAPYRMSPVELRELKSQLE, via the coding sequence ATGGGACAGAATGCTGATATTATGCACAGTGTGTCTCAAAGGGAGTTTACCACCTATGTTGAGTGTTTAAGGCAATGCTATGTTGCCGAGAACACATTGAAGAGAGTCCAAGATGAAAGAGAACAGAATAAGCCGGTTCGTAGGGAACAAGTAAGGTCGGGACAGCATTTGAAACCCCGCAATTCTCCAGCCATGAAGAAGCAGGTTTATGGAGATCGCTCTACTCAGCCTCCCCGATGTGTTAGATGCAAAGGAAATCACTTTGGGAATTGCAAGCCAGACTCTGGGAGATGTTACCGTTGTGACCAGCCAGGGCATTACGCGAGGGATTGTACCGCCCCGAATGCTCCCGAGAAGACTAGAGGCCGTGTTTACACCTTGGACGCTAGGAAGGCCCAAGGAAACACTAATCTTGTTGCTGGTACGTGTTATGTTAATGATCAGCCCTTGTTTGTGCTAGTTGATTGTGGAGAaacacattcttttatttcttatccTTGTGTGTGGAGGCTTGGTTTTGAAACGAGTCTTCTTCCTAATCCTATGATTATCTCGTCGGCTACGGACGATGTGGTAGAAGCTCGGGAAATTTGCAAGGAGTGTTCTATTACCTTCAATGGTCGTAGATTCGTGATTGATCTCATTTGTCTACCTCTTAAGAAGATCGATGTAGTACTTGGTATGGACTGGTTGTCAGCTAACTCGGTGTACATCGGTTGTAAAGAGAAGGCTATCTTCATTCCTGCTGAGGAGACTACATCAACCGATGCCATTGAACATCTTCTTGAAGGTACGATTAACATAGTCAACTACCTTTTTGCTCAAGAGAAGTCTTTCCTTTTGGTTCTTACGTCGGACtccaaggacaagaagagtgTATTGGAGATTCCGGTTGTGTGTGAATTTTCCGAtgtatttcctgaggatgttacttCTCTTCCACCGGAAAGGGAAGTTGAATTATCTATTGATCTTGTTCCGGGTACCGCTCCAGTTTCGATTGCCCCTTATCGAATGTCTCCTGTAGAGCTAAGGgagttgaagagtcagctagaatag
- the LOC131597164 gene encoding uncharacterized mitochondrial protein AtMg00860-like has product MPFGVTNAPVVFMDYMNRVFQPYLDQFVVIFIDDILIYSRTIEEHMEHLRIVLSVLREKRLFAKFSKCEFWMSEVKFLGHVISGGGVAVDPSKVEAVINWERPKNATEVRSFLGLAGYYRRFIMGFSKLALPLTRLTRKEVSLSWNSECEKSFQKLKEKLTTTPVLVIPDPN; this is encoded by the coding sequence ATGCCATTCGGGGTAACGAATGCTCCTGTTGTCTTTATGGATTACATGAACCGGGTGTTTCAACCATATTTGGATCAGTTCGTGGTAATCTTTATAGACGACATATTGATATACTCACGGACTATCGAAGAGCACATggagcatttgaggattgtgttgtCGGTTCTCAGAGAAAAGCGGTTGTTTGCGAAGTTTAgcaagtgtgagttctggatgTCTGAAGTCAAGTTTCTTGGACATGTCATATCTGGCGGCGGCGTAGCTGTAGACCCTTCAAAGGTAGAAGCAGTAATAAATTGGGAACGACCCAAGAATGCAACTGAGGTCCGTAGTTTCCTAGGCTTGGCAGGTTACTATCGGAGGTTCATCATGGGATTTTCCAAGCTAGCATTACCTTTGACCAGGCTTACAAGGAAGGAGGTTTCGTTAAGTTGGAATTCAGAATGTGagaagagttttcagaaactcaagGAGAAATTAACTACAACTCCAGTGTTGGTGATCCCAGATCCGAACTGA